The genomic stretch TAAACAAAACAAGGAAATCCATTCCTATTATGGAAAAATAgaactttgaaaaaaatcacaatctCAAAAGGCAAAGAAGTTGAATTTTTAACAAGCTAATCCTAAGTTTCTGTTGCATTTCATAGCAAGCTCATAATGACCTTAGAAAAGGAACTCGTTGAACCTTCATTTGGAGAAAGTTTTGACAAATTGAGTTTCAACGTGAGATTAAAGCCATCCCGAGGAGGATCAAGAATCTGTACAACTGAACCATATGCAGCTTTTATAGCTTCTATAGCTCCAAATGGAAGTCCCCCAAGGAAAACGGTTTCAGGAGGTGGAATCGGCAATGACACTGATAACAACACAAGATGTGGATTCTTTGTCGTTACCTGCAAAACAATAATGTCTCCTAATTAGGCGTGCCCTACAtcgtcactttttttttttaattttaatttgccaAACTTGCAAATGCAAACCAAACCCCTCCTAACCCCGGTGTGAGTGGAACTCGAATCCAAAATCTCTCAAAAAGAACCAACCAGCCAAACAAACTAGTAATCACAGCTCTATACAATACCATGTTCACTAGCATAAATGCattcaaaacataatttaacATAACCAACAGAATGAAAACTATAATGAGTTAAACACAAGGTGAAACATCATGCttctaaaattatcaataacCTCTCCTATAAGTAAACAAATCTTGACAATATAAAGGgggtttatgaaaattttcaaatttcaagtggGCCAAtaacataaagagaaaaagCTAGTGAAATTGACCTGAACGTGGTAACGAACATCGTCAAACTCAACCCAGTGATAATCCAGCTCAACCGCTTTATCCAAACTGCAAAATGAATCCATCAAAACATAGAATTTATCTTctcacaatatttttttattgggtaataaaattaaatttatttgcatAACAAGTAAATACCCATTTATCAAATTTCACAAATGAAATTTGGAATAACGAAAAGAAGCTTACTTTTGAACCCGATTCAACAGGGTGTGAAGAAGGAACCTCGAATGAGACTGTAAAAGCAACATCTGGTTATTTGTTCAATTTTAATCTCTGCAACAATGGCTGGCCTCAAATGAATTGTGATCTGTCTGCTTTGAATGAAATGGAGATGACGTATGGAAGGGTGGTGGAGATTTCGTTCTTTATATAGTTTTTGTAGTTGTTCAATTGATTTATAGCCTGGTGCTTCCCgtaaacttttaaaatgtaGTGGGTTTTacaaaacatatacaaaatCAGGGGTTTGTTcgatattatcataattaagcGGAAAGGCACTCCGATATGATTGTGACTTATGAGTCATTAAAAACTTACCACATTATTCtctaattatttactttattttaacatttaaaaacttattatataaaaatatttaataaaattatatttacatatttttttagtacataaatttAGAAACCATgagttgataataaaattattaaattaagtaaaaattaaaaaaatcaatttaagattGATGATTTGATATCTAAATttgcaagaaaaaaatttaattttggattcgATTTGAACCACTCGAATTCAAATATTCGAATCAACTTAAACTTTGCTTGTTTTCGAAAAGTAAGCATAATCTttgatttaaactaaacttgttTGATTCATAAGTTAAAACTTatctttttgatgattttttttttacgatttttttttctcttctccaatGATACATTTCACAAGTTGAACAAATCGagtttaatctcaaattgaCTATTATGATTCAAACACCGAGATTGAATTAgactttatttgaattcaatatgaTTCGAAATCTACCACTCATGTTGACAAAagagagacaaaaaaattataaaaacgaTCTTATTTTTTGTAAACTTTTTCGGTAATATTTAAGGTATAATTGCATTAGTCATGAAAAATTCTttgtaaaattgttttgaaGTGATATGACTAAATTGCCCTTCCAAATTTAACTCTCCTTCAGCACTACCGGGGATAAATTATGTATTCTTGAAACCTCTAGGGATGAAAGTTATTACAGAAACATATGGGGTGAAAATGATTTTCCCTAAAACCACAAAATGGCTTATTTCTCCCTGCGGAGTTGAGAGAGCTACGGCGAGATGGAAGGTCGGAGATTGAGAAGATTTGATCGTCCATCACCACGTTCCTCCTTTCTACCGGTGACCACCTCCACCGCCGCCAACGACGCCACCAAAGCCACTGTGTCCTGCTGCTACTGCGacttcaaaattcattttttaaatcaaccCCTCTTTCGATTTGGACGAACACACGCTGCCTTCTTCAGGCTCTGGTTCTCCATTGGCGTCGGTTTCGCCCTCTCCTTGGTCTTTTCTGTTCTCTTCATTCTTGTTTGGGGTATTTTCTATGGAAGAGACTCCAATAACACggcttttttcttcttgtttggcTTCTCACCTTCGGTAAGCTAAAGCACTTTTTTGTATAGTCAGAACTCAAAAGCGCTTTTTATTTGTCTTCATTTTGATCTCATATTAATTGTCATGTAAATAGAGCTTGCGGGTTTAAAGAGAGATGCTGAATTTTTGTGTGAAGaagcaaaaatattttagtttttctttagtaaGTATTTTTTTAGTGTTGGAAGAGTAAAGCATTTTTTCAGAAGCACTTTTTTAGCATTTCGTTTTTGTCTTGTTTTGATTGAAACTCAGGAAGATTTGGTGGTTTAAAGAAAGttgctttttaaaaaaaaaaaatatttgtgaaGGAGGAAAAAATTTGAGCATTTTTtgtaaggttttatttttttccttttggttcTGTGATGTGTGCCAATTTAACAATGCTAAACCatcatatatttgatttgatttctggttttgtaattgcAGGTGTCAATTGGTGATGCTGCTTATGTTATAATTTCTTCCTTGATTGCTGTTTCTGTGCATGAGTTTGGTCATGCTGTTGCTGCTGCAAGGTCTTTTTAGCTTTCTCTATAAGTTTTTTTTAGGGGGGTTTGTTAGATTAATATGACCATAATCAATATAGCAAAGATATATTGTGTGAATGAATATTATGGTTCTTGAAGAGCAGTGAGGGCATACAGGTGGAGTATATTGCTGTTTTCATTGCTATTCTGTTTCCGGGTGCTCTTGTCGCTCTCAACAATGACTTGCTGCAGGCATTGCCACGCTTTACTGTTCTCCGTGTGTACTGTGCTGGCATTTGGCACAATGCGGCGGTAAGATACTTGTTCAatggttcaaatttattgttTCTCACTGTctcaacaaaaaaattgcaCCATTCGTTTGCTCTGGATAAATATTCTGGTCATGttacatttttcatatttggTGTTTTTTCACAATAAGCTAAATTCAGTACTGATTGTTTCGCATTCTTTTCTAGTGTTGTGCAGTTTGTGGGCTGGCTTTATTCCTAATGCCTGTAATCTTGTTACCCTTTTATACACATGGTGAAGGCCCCATGGTAAATATTTACAACGACAcacttgtttcattttcttccttatgcATGCATTCAagatatatgttttataaatttttattgcttctcattgattttggtttttaatGTTTGCCTTGAATAGGTCTTGGATGTACCTTCAACATCACCTTTGTCAGGTTATTTGTCCACAGGGGATGTCATTGTGTCTTTGGATGGCATACACATCCATAATGAGCATGATTGGATGGAGATGGCTTCCTTTCTGGATAGACGAACACTTAAAACATCAAATCATACTGACTTTACAGGTTTGACAGTACCAAATGGCAGAAAGGGGTACTGTGTCCCTAATTCTATAATTGAAGAAAGTGAGAAGTTTCAATCGGTGGACAACCAGTATCGCTGTCCTGATGAATTAACTGCATTTGTCACCCTTGAATGCTCTGATACAAGTACGCCACGTAATGTTATGAGTGAAGTTGGTCAGTCAAACAAAAGAGAGAGTAATCACTGCTTAAATGCAAAGGATATTGTCAAGTTAAATAAATGTGGTGATGGATGGATGACTACTGTAACAAATCAAAGCAACTGCATATGTGCAAAGGTAGATATTTGAATGTTCGCGAAGAATATGGTGGAgaatagttttctttttaatgacgTACTgtgtttttgaaaaatgttgACAGCAAGAGTCCTGCTTAAGTCCAGATCTGATTGTCGGTTTAGTATGGGTTGAGATCACATATTCAAGACCATCTCCAGAGTGCTTGCAGCTTGGAAGAGATTCAATTTCAGATTCCAGTGGTGCTGACTTTGTCAAACATGACTGTGGTGGGACTTTTGTATTCGTTGGTGATGTGATCACCATGGCACAGTCAGTTCAGTTAACTGCATATCGACCTCGTTGGACACATGGTTTTTCTGCGTATCTTccaaatataatagaaaaggGTTTGATGTGCGTGTTCCATATTTCACTAACCCTAGCTCTTCTTAACAGTTTGCCTGTAAGTTCTTGAATCTTTTGCATTATAATTGTAACACCATCGAAATGTACATAATTGTTAAAAGGCTTTTCCTCTTCTGTTTGGTAAAAGAATGTGATATCACAAGCATTATATCAGTATTTCAAAACATCGTAAAGATACAGGggagtgattttttaaaaaattcattaaatggTCTATCAAAATATCTCTTAAATCAATTTCATGGGAAGCAGCATTACCACAGCTTATCGGTTCAGCAGCTATACTCGTATAATAAGtcataaattatttcaaaacttgATCATATTTTCATTAgatcaaatttcattttctctgaTCAGAATATCATTTTTAGGTATATTTCCTAGATGGACAATCTATTTTAGAGGTGACTGTATGCTACATCACTTCTTTGAGCCCAAGGAAAAGGCAAAAGGTTCTTCAAGTATGTCTATTGGGAGGGACACTCATATCCATCCTTGCCTTCGTGCGGATGTTCTTCCTCATTTTATGGTAGATAAAAAGGTAATATGTGCTCTTtcatttcattctttctttttcgagaGTTCTGAATCACCTTTTTGCTTCTAGTTCTTTATTTTGCATGTACACCATCATTTTACCATAATGTATATTAGTGGtgtttaatttatgattttgcaattaATTTGACAATGTTATGACTTGAAGTCTTGGTCATGGagaatacaaataatattcataaacCTGGTGATAAGAATGCAATCACATAGCTGTATGCATGACATATCTTTCGATGTAAGGTAATCAAGATATATTCTTAATATAAaatcttgagtttaaacttGTATTTTTAGTAACGCATTTGAATCCGCAAGGAATTATAGTTATTTCTTCTGGTTATTTCATCTGTGTTTGCTTATTTTCTCAACTGAGGTCTCTATTGCATATAGATGTATTCAAGGCCTTATTGTGATTGTGCAGAACAATAACTTTAGCCTATTCTTTACCTTGTTTTAATTGTTTGGATGTTGTTGCTTCTATGATATGTATCACTGGATTCcatattatttaaaaccatATGATTTTTGTTGCGATGACTGCATacctagggctggatttgaatCAAGTCGAATTTTAGCTTCAGTTTGACAATTTGTCTCAAATCCCTTTTGGTAGTACTATTTACCTTGTTGacgatattatttatcttgctGGTGATCCTCTAATATCTTTGACAAATTTGAACAAGCTTGAGTTCAATTTGGCCATTTAGGATTCGAACTAAGGTCGAGCCAACCCATGTTCAAGGTTGACTCAAATCTAGCCCTATGCATACATCAACTATGCACTATAAATAGAAGTAGATCCAATCTGAGCTAACTTAATTTGAATCGATGACTTTGCTTAAACAAATCGAACTTGAGTTGAAGTTCCAACATGGTAATTTGGCTCGAGCCCAGTTTTTTAGTCCATTTTGTGATATTGTTTATCCCCGGCAATGATACTATTCACCCTGTTGGCTGGGCATTATAAATTCGATCTGAACTGAGTTAATCCTTTAATCTAGTTTTAAGCAATGAATCttagtatttttcaaatttgatgttGGTTTTTAAAAAGCATGATTGATTAAGACTGCAAATCACGGTTAAAATCGCACATTTAGCATTGTGATTCTCATGATGGTATTTTTTTCTGCAGGTTCCTCGAACCCTGTGAAATTGTAGGCTATTGAGATAATATACAAACATGAGCTTCGATTAAACTATTAGATTCTTCACACTAATTAGTCAATCAGAAGAGGATTCAAATCCATTGTTAGATGTATTTACATGTGAAATACTAACTAAATTGTGTGGATTTTGGATGGTGTACTATATAGGATATCTTTAGgggtgaatttgatttgaactgtTTGAACTTGGATCAATATTCGGCACAAATGAACTGAGTTTgagttgaaaaaattttagcTCGTACTCTCTCACTGCACCCGAAAATTGGCTCGctatcaattcttttttttgtccAACAATTATAACTTTTCCGATGATTTGattgagccaaacttgatctTAAATTGATCATTTTAGATTTAAGTTGAGGATTCGGTTAAAATCCATCTCTGGATGTCTTGAAACTGCttatattagatatatgagTCATATTTTGCAATTTTCTTGTGTATTTCCTCAATCtctatggtttggtttgattcaatttagtttaatacCCAAATGGAACAAAAGCAGCCCAACAGTTTTGGTTGAAATGAAACCAAAACCAAATTGAACTAATCTAAATAGAGCCAAATTGCTCAAGAGGCATCAGTCGGCTCGGCTTGGCTGGGGTGGGCCATCTCTGGTGCAGCCCATCGGGCTTAGCGGTTGGGTTGGCCCTCAGGCCGTATAATGGCAAGCCTTCTGGCTGGGCTGacccaaaaatatataatgtccACGATTCAGCTCTTTAACCTGTCAGcttgttaattataataaaaataataattttttagtaattatgTGGACAGTAATTGGCCAGGCTATGGGCCAGCCCGGTCCATTTGCCATGTCTAGCCCAGATTGTTTTAGTTTGAAGAGGGGCTGACTCAGTTTTCTAGGTTTGGTTGTATGTTGTATGACTTTATTCatgttggtttagtttgaaCTCTACACCTGAGCATGAGATTATTATGTCAATATCTCATGGCAATAACCTTATTGGggtgaatttgaattgagtcgAGCTTAAACAGGAATTGGGCCAAATTCaacttgattgaaaaaaatCCAACTCATGCTTGAGTTAGCAATAAGATTATTGGAAAAGTCATTTAAAAAACATTGGAGAAGTAAAAGAACTGTTGGAGATGAATGgtcatcaaagaaaaagaatttgttgATTGTTTTTTCGGTGACttgttagatttgaattgacTCTGCTTAAACTTGAGTTGGAATAACAACTCATTCAAGTGGGATCAGTTTAAATCTAGCCCTAGTTTTGTTATCATAAAGACCATTATCACTCGATTTATTTTGACTCACCCGATATTAATGGAGATAAATGCCTAACGAATCATAAAACTGGAGGGAGTAGTGAGTGGGCTCGTGCAAAATCAAAATGGCAAGACTTGACACATCACAGATTGTGTTGTGTCAAGTGTCACAAAAATACCGACATTAACAGGTCATGTTGGCCCGCCAAATGTCAAGGGCTCATAAATTTGTAGGTCATGTCCAAATTTGGTGGGTCTACTTGGCCCATTAGTGTCTCTACCTGAAATAAACCATTTTCGATTGCCTATTATCTTTTAAATGCTCTATATTACATTTTCATAAATACTTGTGTAATTTGTGGGTTTGGTTGTCTCCATTGGTGGCTCATTTTTGGGCATTAGGCAGGTTGGTTTAGTTTGAACAGTTAAACCTAACAAACTTTGAAGCTCATTGCTTTTAGCCAGCTTAATCGAACCGAATCGTATAAATCAGTCATCTAAAACCCTACCCCAATGGACTAGCAAGTTAATtcatttaagtaatttatttatattcgtaCTTACTATAACTTCGGTCATCGATTGCCTTTGAGCCTACGCGATACCCCGgtgtttttattaattatcagtAAAACCCTAGTTGGCTCCTGGTGCTAATTTTTGAAGTGAAATTTTGGTAAATCATAAATTGTCTAGTTACACATGCAGAACCCTGGATTTGTgttcatattgtttttgaaaatcaCTTTTTGAGTAGGATCACACAACTATTTGATATAGTAAAGTATCATGTTTTTAtctaggccaaatgactatgtcccacctaaggtttgatgaaatgacattttcccacctttaaagtttgaaaaagtcttttttttttacccgtatgttaaatttgtcaaataaatctattaatttttttaataaaattattgaaaagacaagCTAAAATAACTGtatgtttaataaatatgttagtcagtaattttaaaaatggtaATTATAGTTCAAAGCAATAAATTACGAGCATGAATGTCATATTACAAACTATGAAgactttaattatatttttaaaatatatagagcaaatataataatttataaagcAAGATAATGGAAAAATGTTCATTTACccttattaagtttaaaaaataacatttacacccttataatactattcattattcaatttgataggggtattactataatattttaaaccttCAGGACATTATGACAATTAATTATACCCGTATTTTAACATTTGGACACTGATATAAATAccatttcattattaaaactaGCGGCTAATTTTGATTGGTCAgtgaaaaatgactttttcaacttaaaggtgaaaatatgttattttatcaaaccttgggtgggaagcAATAGTTTGGCCCTTACCAAAACATAAAAGAATCTTATTTTGCTACAAGatatactttgtttttttttaagaatcCCCTATTGCTTACCCACACGTCTCCcatttagtttgtttttatttatttgtatggaTTTCTAGGGTTCTTCTCCAACCTCCTTTGTTGCTTTTCAAAACCTCTCAAGTCTTATCTAGGCTAACTCAATGTTTTTAGATCTTTCCAGTCCTCaagttaattgatttgatcGATTAGACGAACTAGTAttgttaatatgatataattaaaatttaaaacaggTTCTAATCATACAAATATTAACATGACATTCAAACTAGTTTAATctgataattgaattatagtttaacATAATTCACTCAGTTTAATCCTAAATTAATCTAATCAAATGATCAAAACGAGTTTTATCTATCATTTAAATCGACTATGTGATCGGTTCccaattatatcaataaattcgatttgagtttcAAAACACTGGGCTAATTTAAGTTATTTGGTGCATGGTCGTTTTCATTGAAAATCACAAAAAGCTAGTGTTTTGGATAAGATATATTTGtatctatttgtttttttatttcactCTTGAATCTTCTTTGGCCCTAATGACTCTCCATCCATATAAAAAggttttgtaatatttaaattttcgatCGCATGAGTATTCGTACGCGAGAGATTGTTGAACTAACTTAGGCAAGAGCAATAAATCTAT from Mangifera indica cultivar Alphonso chromosome 6, CATAS_Mindica_2.1, whole genome shotgun sequence encodes the following:
- the LOC123219177 gene encoding membrane-bound transcription factor site-2 protease homolog, which produces MEGRRLRRFDRPSPRSSFLPVTTSTAANDATKATVSCCYCDFKIHFLNQPLFRFGRTHAAFFRLWFSIGVGFALSLVFSVLFILVWGIFYGRDSNNTAFFFLFGFSPSVSIGDAAYVIISSLIAVSVHEFGHAVAAASEGIQVEYIAVFIAILFPGALVALNNDLLQALPRFTVLRVYCAGIWHNAACCAVCGLALFLMPVILLPFYTHGEGPMVLDVPSTSPLSGYLSTGDVIVSLDGIHIHNEHDWMEMASFLDRRTLKTSNHTDFTGLTVPNGRKGYCVPNSIIEESEKFQSVDNQYRCPDELTAFVTLECSDTSTPRNVMSEVGQSNKRESNHCLNAKDIVKLNKCGDGWMTTVTNQSNCICAKQESCLSPDLIVGLVWVEITYSRPSPECLQLGRDSISDSSGADFVKHDCGGTFVFVGDVITMAQSVQLTAYRPRWTHGFSAYLPNIIEKGLMCVFHISLTLALLNSLPVYFLDGQSILEVTVCYITSLSPRKRQKVLQVCLLGGTLISILAFVRMFFLILW